The Streptomyces sp. 11x1 genomic sequence CGGGAGTGCCGGGCCTCGTCGCATTCCCCGTGCCGAGGACGGTCCGACCGCCGTCTCGCGCGCTCCCGGGCGGCGTCGGCTGTCAGTGGGGTTTGGGAGGATGGGCGTGTGAGCAGCGAGGACGGTACGAGGGGCGGGGGCGCGACGGGGGACGGCGAGCCGGAGCAACTGGCTCTCGTCCGGGAGGCCGTGCGCAGGGCCAAGGTGCCGCGGGCGAAACCGCGGACCTGGCGGGGGGCGGCGCTGGCCAAGGAGCTGCCCGTGGCCCGGGTGCTGGTCGACAAGGGCGTGCTGCACCTCGACCGGTACTTCGACTACGCGGTGCCGGAGGAGCTGGACGCGGTCGCCCAGCCGGGCGTGCGGGTGCGGGTGAGGTTCGGCGCCGGGGGGCGCAACGTCCGTGAAGGGCGACGGGAGGGCGGCTCGCTGATCGACGGCTTTCTCGTCGAGCGGGTCGCCGAGTCGGAGTACTCCGGGCCGCTGGCCGCGCTCGCGCAGGTCGTCTCCCCGGAACCGGTGCTGGGGCCCGAGCTGTTGGGGCTGGCGCGGGCCGTGGCGGACCGGTACGCGGGGAGCCTCGCCGATGTGCTGCAGCTGGCCGTTCCGCCTCGGCACGGTCGAGCGGAGGCGGTGCGGATGGGTGAGCCGGCGTCGCCGCCGCCCGCACCCGAGCCGGGGTCGTGGCTGCGGTACGGCCGGGGGAGGGAATTCCTGCGGGCGCTGGCCGAGGGCGGTGCGCCCCGGGCCGTGTGGACCGCGTTGCCGGGGCCCGAGTGGGCCGAGGAGATCGCGCGGGCCGTGCAGGCGACGCTGGCGTCGGGGCGCGGGGCGCTCGTGGTCGTACCGGCCGGACGGCCCGCCGCGCGGGTCGACGAGGCGCTCGGGCGGCTGCTGGGGGAGGGGCGGCACGCGCTGCTGACCGCCGACGCGGGCCAGGAGAGGCGGTACCGGGAGTGGCTGGCCGTGCGGCGGGGGGCCGTACGGGCCGTGGTGGGGACCCGGGCGGCCATGTTCGCGCCGGTGCGGGACCTCGGGCTGGTCGTCGTGTGGGACGACGGCGACGCGAGTCACAGTGATGACAACGCCCCGTTCCCGCATGTGCGGGAGGTGCTGGAGCTGCGGGCGTCCCGGGACAAGTGCGGCTTCCTGCTGGGGAGTTGGAGTTGTACGGTCGAGGCCGCCCAGCTGGTCGAGAGCGGCTGGGCCGCGCCGATCGTGGCCGGGCGGGAGCAGGTGCGGGCCGCCGCTCCGCTGGTGCGGACCGTGGGGGACGCGGACCTCGCGCGGGACGAGGCCGCTCGGGCGGCGCGGTTGCCGAGTCTGGCCTGGCAGGTCGCGCGGGACGGATTGCGGGACGGCCCCGTGCTGGTGCAGGTGCCCCGGCGCGGATATGTGCCGCGGATGGCCTGCGCGCGCTGCCGTGAACCCGCCAGGTGCCGGCACTGCGCGGGACCGCTTCAGGCGCGGGACGACTCAGGTGCGCTGCGGTGCGGATGGTGCGGGCGTGAGGAGGGCGGCTGGCACTGCCCCGAGTGCGGGGGGCACCGGCTGCGGGCACAGGTCGTGGGGGCGCGGCGGACCGCCGAGGAGCTGGGGCGGGCCTTTCCCGCCGTGCCCGTGCGGACCTCCGGCCGGGAGCAGGTGCTCGACACCGTGCCGGGGACGCCCGCGCTGGTGGTGAGCACGCCCGGGGCCGAACCGGTCGCGGAGGGCGGGTATGCGGCGGCCCTGCTGCTCGACGGGTGGGCGATGCTGGGGCGGCCCGATCTGCGGGCCGGGGAGGACGCGCTGCGACGGTGGATCGGCGCGGCCGCGCTCGTGCGGAACCAAGGGCTCGGCGGCACGGTCGTCGTGGTGGCCGAGCCGACGCTGCGGCCCGTGCAGGCGCTCGTGCGGTGGGATCCGGTGGGACACGCGGTGCGGGAACTCGCCGAACGGGCCGAGCTGGGGTTCCCCCCGGTGTCGCGGATGGCCGCCGTGTCCGGCCCGGCCCAGGCGGTGGCCGATTTCCTGACCGCTGTCCAACTGCCCTCGGACGCGGAGGTGTTGGGGCCTGTGCCCGTGGCGGGACCGCCTGTTCCCGGGGCGAGCAGCGGTCCTGCGGCAGGTGCGGGAAGGGCGCGGCGGGCCGGGGTGCCGGTACCGGGGGAGCAGTGGGAGCGGGCGCTGATCCGGGTACCGCCGGGGAGCGGGGGCGCGCTGGCCGGCGCGTTGAAGAGTGCGCAGGCGGCGCGGATGGCGCGTGGGGTGAACGAGGGGGCGCGCGTGCGGATCCGGGTGGATCCGTTGGACATCGGGTGAGCGGTACGGAGGTCCGGGCAGCTCCGGCATGCGTCTGCCTCCCGGTCGGTCGGTGACCGGGAGGCAGACGTCGGGCGGGTCAGCCGTTGCGAGGGCCGGGGAAGGCCGTGGGTCTCACGTCCTCGCGGAGGGTGGGGCTGCCCGCTGTCGGCTGCGTCGGCATGTGCGCGGGCACCGGGGCGGGCAGGGGAGCGGGCATCGAGCGGGCCGCCGGGACCGTGGGGATGCCGGAGCCGACGTTGACGGTGCGGCTTCCCTGGGGGTCCCCCGTGCGTTCCGCCTCGGCGGCGGCCTGCGCGGCGGCGCGGCGGGCGCCGTAGCGGCGGTGCACGGCCTGCTTGGTGACCCCGAGGGCCGAGCCCACCGCGTCCCATGAGAAACCGAGCGAGCGGTCGAAGTCCACGGCTGCCGTGACGAGGGTCTCGACGCTGTCCCGCAGCTCCTGGGCGAGGCGGACGGTCGGAGCGGGGGCGCGTCCGTAGACGACGAAGCCCGTGGAGGGGCCGGAGCGGCGCGGGCGGTAGACGTTGCCCAACTGGGCGGTGAGGGTGCGCAGTGCGTCCACCTGCCGGCGGACCCGCTCGATGTCCCGCACCAGCAAGTGCAGGCTGGCCCGAGCCTGGGCGTCGTGGGTTGCGTGGTCGGCCATGAACAAGCCTCTCGAACCGGCGTTGGAAAAGGGGAAGTGCCGCCATTGCGGCGCGTATCGGTCAACTCTTTCTTGACCAACGCGAATTCGCTCCGCTGGTAACGGGGTGGGGGCGTGGGGGCATGTGCGTGGGGCGCGTGGGTGGGGGTGCGCCCCCGCTGCGGCTGGGCCTGGACCTTGTTCTTCCACCCGCGCACCGCCCGTGCGGGTGGGCTGACAAGTGCGGGTCTCCCGTGGGGGTCCTCCGCCGTCGGCGACTGCGGGCCGTGGCGTGCGCTGTGCGGCGTGGGGTGCACTGTGGGGCGTTGGGGGAGTGGGCGGTTGGGGGAGGTGCGGAACATAGACTGGGGCGTTGTCCCGCGTCGTCGCGTGAGGGCGTACGAACTTTCGTCCGAGAGGCCGTCAGACATCCATGAAGCTCGTCTTCGCCGGTACCCCAGAGGTCGCTGTTCCCGCGTTGGACGCCCTGATCGCGTCGGGGAGGCATGAGGTGGCCGCGGTCGTGACGCGGCCGGACGCTCCGGCGGGGCGGGGGCGGCGCCTGGTCGCGAGCCCGGTGGCGCAGCGGGCGGAGGAGGCCGGCATCGAGGTGCTGAAGCCCCACCGGCCCCGGGACGAGGCGTTTCTCGCGCGGCTCCGGGAGATCGCGCCCGACTGCTGCCCCGTCGTCGCCTACGGGGCCCTGCTGCCCCGGGTCGCCCTCGACGTGCCTGCCCACGGCTGGGTCAACCTGCACTTCTCCCTGCTGCCCGCCTGGCGGGGCGCCGCTCCCGTGCAGCACTCGATCATGGCCGGGGACGAGATCACGGGCGCGTCCACCTTCCTGATCGAGGAGGGGCTCGACTCCGGGCCGGTGTACGGAACGGTCACCGAGGAGATCCGGCCGACCGACACGAGCGGGGACCTGCTGACCCGGCTCGCCTTCGCGGGCTCCGGGCTGCTCGCCGCCACGATGGACGGGATCGAGGACGGCACCCTGAAGGCCGTGCCCCAGCCCCCCGACGGGATCACCCTCGCGCCGAAGATCACCGTGGAGGACGCCCGGATCGACTGGTCCACCCCCGCGCTGCGCGTCGACCGGGTCGTGCGCGGCTGCACACCCGCGCCGGGCGCCTGGACGACGTTCCGCGGGGAGCGGCTGAAGCTCGTCCACGTCGCGCCGGTGCCCGAGCGGACCGAACTCGCCCCGGGCGCACTCGAAGTCGGCAAGAACAACGTGTATGTCGGGACCGGGTCGTACGCCGTCGAACTGCTCTGGGTGCAGGCGCAGGGCAAGAAGCCGATGCGGGCCGCCGACTGGGCGCGCGGGGTACGGATCGAATCCGGCGAGTCGGTCGGAGCCTGAGCGACTCGGTCCTCGATCCTCGATTCCGCCGGGCTGGTGGCCGCCCCGACCGCAGGTCTCCGCGGCCGACGCCCGGTGGCCCGCGCCCCCGGCGTACCCTGGCCGTGATGTCTCGTCCCGTATCCGGAGCACCTTTTTCGTGAGTGAGCAGTCCCGTCCGGGCAAGCCGGGCAAGCCGTACCGCCGTCCCCAGAAGGACCCCGTCCGTATGCTCGCCTTCGAGGCGCTCCGGGCTGTGGACGAACGGGACGCGTACGCGAACCTCGTCCTGCCGCCGCTGCTGCGCCGGGCGCGGGAGAAGGAGGGGCCCGTCAAGTTCGACGGGCGGGACGCGGCGCTGGCGACCGAGCTGGTGTACGGGACGCTGCGGCGGCAGGGGACGTACGACGCGGTCATCGCGGAGTGCGTCGACCGGCCGTTGCGTGAGGTCGACCCGCCGGTGCTCGATGTGCTCAGCCTCGGTGTGCACCAGCTGCTGGGCACCCGGATCCCGACGCACGCCGCCGTGTCCGCCTCCGTCGACCTCGCGCGCGTCGTGCTCGGCGACGGACGGGCCAAGTTCGTGAACGCCGTGCTGCGCAAGGTGGCGCGGCACGACCTCGACGGCTGGCTGGAGCGGGTCGCGCCGCCCTACGAGGACGACCCGGAGGACCACCTCGCGGTCGTGCATTCGCACCCCCGCTGGGTCGTCTCCGCCCTGTGGGACTCCCTCGGCGGCGGGCGGGCCGGCATCGAGGAGCTGTTGGAGGCCGACAACGAGCGGCCCGAGGTCACGCTCGTCGCCAGGCCCGGACGGTCCACCGCCGAGGAACTGCTCCGGGAGGAGTCCGCGGTGGCGGGGCGCTGGTCGCCGTACGCCGTGCGGCTCTCCGAGGGCGGGGAGCCGGGTGCCGTGGACGCCGTACGGGAAGGCCGTGCGGGGGTGCAGGACGAGGGCAGTCAGTTGGTGGCGCTCGCTCTCGCCAACGCGCCCTTGGAGGGTCCGGACAAGGCTTGGCTCGACGGGTGTGCCGGGCCCGGCGGCAAGGCCGCGCTGCTCGCCGCCCTCGCCGCCGAGCGCGGGGCCGTGCTGCTCGCCTCCGAGAAGCAGCCGCACCGGGCCGGACTGGTCGCCAAGGCACTGGACGGCAATCCCGGGCCGTACCAGGTGATCGCCGCTGACGGAACCCGCCCGCCCTGGCGACAGGGGGCGTTCGACCGGGTGCTGATGGACGTGCCCTGCACGGGGCTGGGAGCCTTGCGGCGGCGCCCCGAAGCCCGTTGGCGGCGGAGGCCCGAGGACCTGGACGGGTTCGCCCCGCTCCAGCGGGCGCTGCTGCGGACCGCGCTGGAGTCCGTGCGGGTCGGCGGAGTCGTCGGCTACGCGACCTGCTCGCCGCACCTCGCCGAGACCCGCGCGGTCGTCGACGACGTGCTCAAGAGTTACGGCGACGCGGCCGACCTGATCGACGCGCGGCCCCTGCTGGAGGGCGTACCGGCGCTGGGCGAGGGGCCCGACATCCAGCTGTGGCCCCATCTGCACGGGACGGACGCCATGTACCTGGCCCTCATCCGCCGGGTCGCGTGACGCTCCGCCCTGCCTGTCAGCCGTCCGGCCCCGCGGCGCTGCCCACCGGTTCCTTCGGCGGCGGTGGCGGTGTTCCGCCGTCCTCCCGGGCCAGCCGGTGCGGCCACCACACCTTCGGGCCGACATCCAGGAACAGGGCCGTGACCAGCACGGAGCGGACGATGAAGGTGTCCAGGAGCACGCCCAGGGCGACCGCGAAGCCGATCTCGGCGAAGGCGACCATCGGGAGCGTGCCGAGGGCGGCGAAGGTGCCGGCGAGGACCAGGCCGGCCGAGGTGATCACCGCGCCGGTCGTCGCCAGGCCGGTCACCACGGCCTTGCGGGTGCCCTGGTGGGTGGCCTCCTCGCGGATGCGGGTGGTCAGGAAGATGTTGTAGTCGATGCCCAGGGCGACCAGGAACACGAAGACGAACAACGGGAAGTCGGTCGACTCGCCCGCGTAGTCGAAGAGGTGTCTGAACGCGAGCGCGCTGATGCCCAGCGCGGCGGCGAAGGACAGGATCACCGTCCCGATCAGCAGGAGCGGGGCGATCAGGGCGCGGAGCAGGGCACAGAGGATCAGCAGGACCACGACCAGCACCAGCGGGATGATCAGGATGTTGTCGTGGGTGGTCGCCTCGTCCATGTCCAGCAGGGCCGCCGTACCGCCGCCCACCTGGGCGTCGGCGTCCGGTACGGCGTGCACGGCGTCCCGGACCCGCTCCACGGTCTGCTTCGCCGCCTCACTGTCGGCCGGGTCGGACATGGTCGCTTCGAAGAGGACCCGGCCGTCGTGGGCGGGTTTCGTGCCGGGCGGCAGGCCGAGCGAGTCCGGCACGACGCCTTCCGTGTCGGCGACGACCCGGCCCACCTCCCGGGCCTGCTCCTGGTTGCTGATGATCACGAGCGGATCGCCGCTACCCGCGGGGAAGTAGCGCGCGGAGACCTCCTGGCCGACGATCGAGTCCGGTTTGCCGGTGAAGGCGTCCGCGTTGCTGATGCCTTCCGCGCGCAGTTGGATCAGGCCCAGTGAGCACAGCGCGAGGGCGGCCGCCGTCGCCACCCAGACCGTGCGGGGGCGGCGGGAGAAACGGTGGCCCATCCGGGCCCACACACCCCGCTCGGTCGGGTCGGGGGTGCCGAGGTGCGGGATCACCGGCCAGAAGATCCAGCGGCCGAAGATCACCAGCAGGGCGGGGAACAGGGTCAGCATCGCGAGCAGTGCGATCGCCACACCGATGGCCGCCACCGGACCCAGACCGCTCGTGGAGTTCATCTCGGCCGCCAGCAGCACCAGCATGCTCAGCACGACCGTCGCGCCGGACGCCAGCACCGCCGGGCCCGCCCGGTGCAGGGCGAGGGCCATCGCCTCGTGGCGGTCCTCGTGACGGCGCAGCTCCTCGCGGTAGCGGGCCACGAGCAGGAGTGCGTAGTCGGTGCCAGCGCCGAAGACGAGGACGGTGAGGATGCCCGCGCTCTGGCCGTTCACGGTCAAGCCGGCGTGTTCCGCGAGCAGATAGATCAGGGCCTGGGCCGTGAACAGGGCCGCGACGACCGCGAGGAGCGGCACCAGGAGGAGGGTCGGACTGCGGTAGGTGAGCAGCAGCATCACGATGACGACGGCCATCGCCGAGAGCAGCAGGGTGGAGTCGATGCCCTCGAACGCCTCGGAGAAGTCGGCGGACGTGCCGCCCGGACCCGTGATGTGCACGGCGAGTCCGTCGCCGCCCTCACCCACGTCGTCCCGGATCGAGTCCACCGCCGGCGCGATCCGCTCCCAGCCCTTCTCGTCCATCGTGATCGGCACGTAGACCTGGGCGGCCCTCGGGTCGACCGCGCGGTCGTAGACGGGACCACGGGTCTGGTCGCCGATGATCTTGTGGGCGGTCAGCTGCTTGAGCTCCCGTACGTCCGCCTCGATCGTCGCCCGGTCCTCGGCGGTCAGACCGCTCTCCCGGGCGTAGACCACGACCGCCGGTATCTGTTCCGGCCGGAAGTCCTCGGAGATCTCCAGGACCTGGGTCGACTCGGCCGAGCCCGGCAGCCAGGAGGCGGCGTCGTTGTCCTGGGCGTCGGTGAGCTTCGTGGCGAACGGCGCGACCACGAACAGCACCACCAGCCACAGTCCCAGCACGACCCACTTGGCCCGCCGGCCGCAGACGAGGTGCCCGATGCCGAGGTTCCCTGTCATACCGACCTCCACGACCGCGCCCTCTCAGGGGCGCGGGACAGTGACATCTGCGGCTTCGCCGCGTCGGCGCGAGCGACCACGACGGGCCCGCGGCCGACGAACCACGGTCTACACCCCGGACCGATGCCCGCAACCCCTGGAGGGCATGGCAGTCTTGGCCCATGGCCGCGCAGATCAACCCCAGCATCCTGTCCGCCGACTTCGCCCGTCTCGCCGACGAGGCGAAGGCGGTCGAGGGAGCCGACTGGCTCCATGTAGACGTGATGGACAACCATTTCGTCCCGAACCTCACGCTCGGTGTGCCGGTCGTAGAATCCCTGGCCCGTGCGACGGAGACGCCGCTGGACTGCCATCTGATGATCGAGGCCCCCGATCGGTGGGCGCCCCAGTACGTGGAAGCGGGTGCCGGTTCCGTCACCTTCCACGTGGAGGCCGCCGCCGCACCGGTGCGGCTCGCCCGCGAGATCCGGGCCAAGGGGGCCAGGGCCTCCATGGCGCTCAAGCCCGCGACGCCGATCGAACCGTTCGAGGACCTGCTGCCCGAACTCGACATGGTGCTGATCATGACGGTCGAACCGGGCTTCGGAGGCCAGGCCTTTCTCGACATCATGCTCCCGAAGATCCGCCGGACCCGCGAGTTGATCAGCAAGCACGGCCTCGACCTGTGGCTCCAGGTCGACGGCGGGGTCGCCGCGTCCACCATCGAGCGCTGCGCCGAGGCCGGCGCGGACGTCTTCGTCGCCGGTTCCGCGGTCTACGGGGCGCAGGACCCGGCCGAGGCGGTCCGCGCGCTGCGGGCCCAGGCGGAGGCCGCGACGACGACCGCGGGCTGGGCCTGCGGCCACTGAATGCCGGGCCTGCGGCCACTGAATTACGGAGGAACGCCCGGGCGAACGCCGAGGCCGGCGGGGCACGTCGTGCGTCCAGAGGGCCAAGGAAACGTGAACGGCGTTCCTTCGGGCTGATCGAAAACGTCGGATCTGCAAGGATGAACGGCGTATCCATGTGTGAAGAGCAGTGAGGAGATGACCGTGTCGGGTATGTCGGCGGGCCGGTCAGCCATGCGGATGGGACCCGCTGAGCTGGTTCAGGCGGCGGCCATGGCACGCCGTTTCTACCTCGAGGGCAAGTCCAAGATCCAGATCGCCGAGGAGTTCGGTGTGAGCCGCTTCAAGGTGGCCCGGGTCCTGGAGACCGCCCTCGAGCGGGATCTCGTACGGATCGAGATCCGTGTCCCGGCGGAGCTGGACGCGGAGCGTTCCGACGCGCTGCGGGCCC encodes the following:
- the rpe gene encoding ribulose-phosphate 3-epimerase, translating into MAAQINPSILSADFARLADEAKAVEGADWLHVDVMDNHFVPNLTLGVPVVESLARATETPLDCHLMIEAPDRWAPQYVEAGAGSVTFHVEAAAAPVRLAREIRAKGARASMALKPATPIEPFEDLLPELDMVLIMTVEPGFGGQAFLDIMLPKIRRTRELISKHGLDLWLQVDGGVAASTIERCAEAGADVFVAGSAVYGAQDPAEAVRALRAQAEAATTTAGWACGH
- a CDS encoding transcription antitermination factor NusB, giving the protein MSEQSRPGKPGKPYRRPQKDPVRMLAFEALRAVDERDAYANLVLPPLLRRAREKEGPVKFDGRDAALATELVYGTLRRQGTYDAVIAECVDRPLREVDPPVLDVLSLGVHQLLGTRIPTHAAVSASVDLARVVLGDGRAKFVNAVLRKVARHDLDGWLERVAPPYEDDPEDHLAVVHSHPRWVVSALWDSLGGGRAGIEELLEADNERPEVTLVARPGRSTAEELLREESAVAGRWSPYAVRLSEGGEPGAVDAVREGRAGVQDEGSQLVALALANAPLEGPDKAWLDGCAGPGGKAALLAALAAERGAVLLASEKQPHRAGLVAKALDGNPGPYQVIAADGTRPPWRQGAFDRVLMDVPCTGLGALRRRPEARWRRRPEDLDGFAPLQRALLRTALESVRVGGVVGYATCSPHLAETRAVVDDVLKSYGDAADLIDARPLLEGVPALGEGPDIQLWPHLHGTDAMYLALIRRVA
- a CDS encoding primosomal protein N'; the encoded protein is MSSEDGTRGGGATGDGEPEQLALVREAVRRAKVPRAKPRTWRGAALAKELPVARVLVDKGVLHLDRYFDYAVPEELDAVAQPGVRVRVRFGAGGRNVREGRREGGSLIDGFLVERVAESEYSGPLAALAQVVSPEPVLGPELLGLARAVADRYAGSLADVLQLAVPPRHGRAEAVRMGEPASPPPAPEPGSWLRYGRGREFLRALAEGGAPRAVWTALPGPEWAEEIARAVQATLASGRGALVVVPAGRPAARVDEALGRLLGEGRHALLTADAGQERRYREWLAVRRGAVRAVVGTRAAMFAPVRDLGLVVVWDDGDASHSDDNAPFPHVREVLELRASRDKCGFLLGSWSCTVEAAQLVESGWAAPIVAGREQVRAAAPLVRTVGDADLARDEAARAARLPSLAWQVARDGLRDGPVLVQVPRRGYVPRMACARCREPARCRHCAGPLQARDDSGALRCGWCGREEGGWHCPECGGHRLRAQVVGARRTAEELGRAFPAVPVRTSGREQVLDTVPGTPALVVSTPGAEPVAEGGYAAALLLDGWAMLGRPDLRAGEDALRRWIGAAALVRNQGLGGTVVVVAEPTLRPVQALVRWDPVGHAVRELAERAELGFPPVSRMAAVSGPAQAVADFLTAVQLPSDAEVLGPVPVAGPPVPGASSGPAAGAGRARRAGVPVPGEQWERALIRVPPGSGGALAGALKSAQAARMARGVNEGARVRIRVDPLDIG
- a CDS encoding MMPL family transporter, with protein sequence MTGNLGIGHLVCGRRAKWVVLGLWLVVLFVVAPFATKLTDAQDNDAASWLPGSAESTQVLEISEDFRPEQIPAVVVYARESGLTAEDRATIEADVRELKQLTAHKIIGDQTRGPVYDRAVDPRAAQVYVPITMDEKGWERIAPAVDSIRDDVGEGGDGLAVHITGPGGTSADFSEAFEGIDSTLLLSAMAVVIVMLLLTYRSPTLLLVPLLAVVAALFTAQALIYLLAEHAGLTVNGQSAGILTVLVFGAGTDYALLLVARYREELRRHEDRHEAMALALHRAGPAVLASGATVVLSMLVLLAAEMNSTSGLGPVAAIGVAIALLAMLTLFPALLVIFGRWIFWPVIPHLGTPDPTERGVWARMGHRFSRRPRTVWVATAAALALCSLGLIQLRAEGISNADAFTGKPDSIVGQEVSARYFPAGSGDPLVIISNQEQAREVGRVVADTEGVVPDSLGLPPGTKPAHDGRVLFEATMSDPADSEAAKQTVERVRDAVHAVPDADAQVGGGTAALLDMDEATTHDNILIIPLVLVVVLLILCALLRALIAPLLLIGTVILSFAAALGISALAFRHLFDYAGESTDFPLFVFVFLVALGIDYNIFLTTRIREEATHQGTRKAVVTGLATTGAVITSAGLVLAGTFAALGTLPMVAFAEIGFAVALGVLLDTFIVRSVLVTALFLDVGPKVWWPHRLAREDGGTPPPPPKEPVGSAAGPDG
- the fmt gene encoding methionyl-tRNA formyltransferase, which codes for MKLVFAGTPEVAVPALDALIASGRHEVAAVVTRPDAPAGRGRRLVASPVAQRAEEAGIEVLKPHRPRDEAFLARLREIAPDCCPVVAYGALLPRVALDVPAHGWVNLHFSLLPAWRGAAPVQHSIMAGDEITGASTFLIEEGLDSGPVYGTVTEEIRPTDTSGDLLTRLAFAGSGLLAATMDGIEDGTLKAVPQPPDGITLAPKITVEDARIDWSTPALRVDRVVRGCTPAPGAWTTFRGERLKLVHVAPVPERTELAPGALEVGKNNVYVGTGSYAVELLWVQAQGKKPMRAADWARGVRIESGESVGA